Proteins encoded by one window of Pseudochaenichthys georgianus chromosome 9, fPseGeo1.2, whole genome shotgun sequence:
- the LOC117452458 gene encoding protein FAM216A, which yields MMRKRVTFVEQLKKETRLKNGHVLTRSAEYSQRGTGVEYLPSEPAREAFRGKHGNVSSGGQPMKTIHVPKSMMAAPFLQHPTLTAGQRRYLCSIASVYSTEHMRQQMKQHYLHLLHTCLQSVQNPPCSRRLGTHQRGENKTKDAVKDVRMKPQGPRKSSNNSDVILPKIINR from the exons ATGATGAGGAAGAGGGTAACGTTTGTGGAGCAGCTGAAAAAAGAGACCCGGTTAAAGAATGGGCACGTGTTAACGAG GTCTGCAGAATATAGCCAGAGAGGCACAG GTGTTGAATATCTACCCAGTGAGCCGGCGAGGGAGGCGTTCAGAGGAAAACACGGTAACGTTTCTTCAGGAGGACAACCCATGAAGACGATCCACGTTCCCAAATCCATGATGGCTGCTCCCTTCTTACAG CATCCCACCCTCACAGCCGGACAGAGACGCTACCTGTGCAGCATAGCAAGCGTCTACAGCACGGAGCACATGAGGCAGCAGATGAAGCAGCACTACCTGCACCTTCTGCACACATGCCTTCAGTCAG TTCAGAATCCCCCCTGCAGTAGGAGGCTTGGGACTCATCAACGAggagaaaacaaaacaaaggatgCAGTGAAGGATGTAAGAATGAAGCCTCAAGGACCGAGGAAGAGCAGCAATAATTCTGATGTCATACTTCCAAAAATAATCAACAGATGA
- the LOC117452459 gene encoding ubiquitin-conjugating enzyme E2 G1-like: protein MTEQSALLLRKQLAELNKNPVEGFSAGLIDDDDIYKWEVVIIGPQDTLFEGGFFKAYLTFPYDYPLRPPKMKFITEIWHPNVAKNGDVCISILHEPGEDKFGYEKPEERWLPIHTVETIMISVISMLADPNSDSPANVDAAKEWREDPNGEFKRKVARCVRKSQEMAFD, encoded by the exons AGCTCAACAAGAACCCGGTGGAGGGCTTTTCAGCTGGTCTGATAGACGACGATGACATTTATAAATGGGAAGTCGTGATCATCGGTCCACAAGATACCCTTTT TGAAGGCGGGTTTTTCAAAGCATACCTCACCTTTCCCTATGATTATCCTCTACGGCCTCCAAAGATGAAGTTCATCACTGAGATCTGGCACCCAAACG TTGCAAAGAACGGGGATGTTTGCATCTCGATTCTTCACGAGCCCGGCGAGGATAAGTTTGGGTACGAGAAGCCGGAGGAGCGCTGGTTACCGATCCATACCGTCGAGACAATCATGATCAGTGTGATCTCCATGCTGGCAGACCCCAACAGCGACTCGCCGGCCAACGTGGACGCAGCG AAAGAGTGGAGGGAGGACCCTAACGGAGAATTCAAGAGGAAGGTGGCTCGCTGCGTAAGAAAAAGTCAAGAGATGGCTTTTGATTAG